A portion of the Paenibacillus sp. PvR098 genome contains these proteins:
- a CDS encoding pitrilysin family protein, whose amino-acid sequence MNKYTLNNGLRVVVEKIPTGRSVAFGIWVKTGSRDENETNNGISHFIEHMLFKGTDKYSAKEIAEVFDGIGGNVNAFTSKEYTCYYCKVLDEHLPLAVEVLSDMFFRSTFDHEELEKEKNVIYEEISMYEDTPDDMVHDLIAKAVFGNHSLGYTIIGTQDNLAAMNSDTLRDYMRSRYTIENTVISIAGNVGDDVVELIERHFGGFAVQGGDRTVSPLGFNSDLQYHQKKTEQNHICLSFPGFSAKAEQLYAMILLNNAIGGGMSSRLFQEIREKRGLAYSVYSYHTSYQDGGMFTIYTGTAPKQTDEVLKVTMELLSDLKSNGLTPAELKKGKEQMKGSLILSLESTSSRMNRLGKNELMLGRHYSLDEMIDRIEKVELEHIQELTASLFAKPFALAMVGQTDEAISGFGRDQLV is encoded by the coding sequence TTGAACAAATACACGCTTAACAATGGGCTGAGAGTTGTGGTGGAGAAGATTCCGACGGGCCGCTCGGTGGCTTTCGGTATTTGGGTCAAAACCGGATCTCGGGATGAAAATGAAACCAACAACGGTATTTCTCATTTTATCGAACACATGCTATTCAAGGGCACGGATAAATACTCGGCAAAGGAGATCGCTGAGGTTTTTGACGGCATCGGCGGCAACGTGAATGCATTCACATCCAAAGAATATACCTGCTATTATTGCAAAGTGCTGGATGAGCATCTTCCGTTAGCGGTGGAAGTGTTGTCGGATATGTTTTTCCGTTCTACCTTCGACCACGAAGAGCTCGAAAAAGAGAAGAACGTTATTTATGAGGAAATCTCCATGTATGAGGATACGCCGGACGATATGGTACATGATTTGATTGCCAAAGCGGTTTTCGGCAACCATTCGCTCGGATATACGATTATCGGTACGCAGGATAACTTGGCGGCCATGAATTCGGATACACTTAGGGATTATATGAGATCGCGCTACACCATTGAGAACACGGTGATTAGCATTGCCGGTAATGTAGGTGACGACGTCGTAGAACTGATCGAACGCCATTTTGGGGGGTTCGCCGTTCAAGGCGGGGATCGTACCGTGTCGCCTCTCGGATTTAACAGCGATCTTCAGTATCATCAGAAAAAGACGGAACAGAACCATATTTGCCTTTCATTCCCCGGGTTTTCTGCTAAGGCTGAGCAGCTCTATGCCATGATTTTGCTGAACAATGCGATTGGCGGGGGGATGAGCTCCCGTTTGTTCCAGGAAATTCGTGAGAAGCGCGGACTTGCATACTCTGTATATTCTTACCATACCTCTTATCAGGATGGGGGCATGTTCACAATCTACACTGGAACGGCTCCCAAGCAGACGGATGAGGTGCTTAAAGTTACGATGGAACTGCTCTCCGATTTGAAGTCGAACGGATTGACTCCAGCGGAGCTAAAAAAAGGCAAGGAACAGATGAAAGGCAGTCTCATTCTGAGTCTGGAAAGCACCAGCAGCCGAATGAACCGGCTTGGCAAGAACGAGCTGATGCTGGGCAGGCATTACAGCCTGGATGAGATGATTGATCGAATTGAGAAGGTGGAGTTAGAGCACATTCAGGAGCTGACGGCAAGCCTGTTTGCCAAGCCTTTCGCATTGGCTATGGTTGGCCAAACGGATGAAGCCATCTCAGGTTTCGGGAGGGATCAGCTTGTCTAA
- the dut gene encoding dUTP diphosphatase codes for MKPSQVSGGISLSNAFDVQIKRLPGNEDIPLPQKMSQLASGFDLYAAVSEPVTLEPGARTLIPTGFALAMPGELEAQIRPRSGLAFKHGITSLNSPGTIDADYRGEVKVLLINHGLEPFIIERKERVAQMVFQRVPQIRLTEVEELDDTVRGAGGFGHTGTK; via the coding sequence ATGAAGCCATCTCAGGTTTCGGGAGGGATCAGCTTGTCTAATGCATTTGATGTTCAAATCAAGCGGCTCCCGGGGAATGAGGATATCCCCCTCCCGCAGAAAATGTCGCAGCTAGCCAGCGGTTTCGATTTGTACGCAGCGGTAAGCGAGCCTGTGACGCTGGAGCCGGGGGCTAGGACGCTCATTCCCACCGGTTTCGCACTGGCAATGCCGGGAGAGCTGGAGGCGCAGATTCGGCCTCGAAGCGGGCTGGCATTCAAACACGGCATCACCTCCCTTAACAGCCCTGGCACGATCGATGCGGACTACCGCGGCGAAGTAAAGGTGCTGCTGATTAACCACGGTTTGGAGCCGTTCATCATTGAGCGGAAGGAAAGAGTCGCGCAAATGGTGTTCCAACGGGTACCGCAAATCCGCCTTACGGAAGTGGAAGAACTGGACGATACGGTACGCGGCGCAGGCGGGTTCGGGCACACGGGAACCAAATAA
- the dpsA gene encoding dipicolinate synthase subunit DpsA — MLTGIQVALIGGDARQLEVIHKCSELDATVVLIGFDNLQNGSSGITKAELTPEALEGMDAVILPAVGTDDYGHVESLFASKELRLEGEHIAALPKKAKVFAGMAKPYLRELCSREGIELVELFDRDDVAIYNSIPTTEGAIMMAIQNTDITIHGSESMVLGFGRTGVTLARTLQGMGANVRVGVNKPEYYARASEMGMNPFYTKDLIANVFHVDLLFNTIPSMIVTAQIIANIPHRALIIDLASKPGGTDFRFAEKRGIKAILAPGLPGIVAPKTAGRIIADTITRIIMEDAN; from the coding sequence ATGCTTACCGGGATTCAAGTGGCGCTGATCGGCGGTGATGCCCGCCAGCTCGAAGTCATTCATAAATGCTCCGAGCTGGACGCTACCGTAGTACTTATCGGATTCGACAATTTGCAAAACGGGTCCAGCGGAATCACCAAGGCAGAGTTGACACCTGAGGCTCTTGAGGGAATGGATGCCGTTATCTTGCCTGCTGTAGGTACGGATGACTACGGTCATGTGGAAAGTCTCTTTGCATCGAAGGAATTGCGTCTAGAGGGTGAACATATAGCTGCACTCCCGAAGAAGGCCAAGGTATTTGCCGGTATGGCGAAGCCTTATCTACGCGAGCTTTGCTCCAGGGAGGGAATAGAGCTGGTGGAGCTATTCGACCGAGATGATGTGGCCATTTACAACTCCATACCGACCACCGAAGGCGCCATCATGATGGCTATTCAAAATACGGATATTACGATTCATGGTTCTGAGTCGATGGTGCTAGGCTTTGGCAGGACAGGAGTAACGCTTGCCAGGACGCTTCAGGGTATGGGTGCGAATGTAAGGGTAGGTGTGAATAAACCGGAATATTATGCCCGGGCTTCGGAGATGGGAATGAACCCTTTCTACACGAAAGATCTGATCGCGAACGTTTTTCATGTCGACCTGCTTTTTAATACTATTCCGTCCATGATCGTCACGGCCCAGATCATAGCGAATATTCCTCATCGTGCACTCATTATAGACCTTGCCTCAAAGCCTGGAGGGACGGACTTCCGTTTTGCCGAGAAACGGGGCATAAAGGCGATACTTGCTCCGGGGCTTCCCGGCATTGTTGCGCCGAAGACTGCAGGACGGATCATAGCCGACACAATTACACGGATCATCATGGAGGATGCAAATTAA
- a CDS encoding polysaccharide deacetylase family protein, with the protein MRRYQLLFAAVCFGIMLVLVQQSPQVERFVQHAIQNGAAVGLIDSPLSQLSRQVWREDPDVRKAEMLEQIQAEAKRFNVAPVNAIVDRVWKAIPGYNGLEVDVERTLQLAERQSFPNPPKLVIREVPPQISLDQLGPHPIYKGNPNKPMAAFMINVAWGEEYLPAILDTLKKENVRATFFFDGSWLRKNIPMARTIMEQGHEMSNHAYSHKDMSKLSRAQAASEISKTETLLRDELGVDNKLFAPPSGDFNQMTVDVAHGMKLRTILWTLDTVDWKNPDPSSIVRKIETRIEPGSLILMHPTSSSSKALPGMIRAIKSKGLQIGTVSDIISPDRVPKVESAEH; encoded by the coding sequence ATGAGACGCTATCAATTGTTGTTCGCTGCAGTTTGCTTCGGCATAATGCTCGTCCTGGTTCAGCAATCCCCTCAGGTGGAACGGTTTGTGCAGCATGCGATACAGAATGGCGCCGCGGTGGGCCTGATCGACTCTCCCCTCAGTCAGCTGTCCCGGCAGGTGTGGCGTGAGGATCCGGATGTCCGCAAGGCAGAGATGCTCGAGCAGATTCAAGCGGAAGCAAAGCGGTTTAACGTCGCTCCAGTTAATGCGATCGTCGATCGGGTTTGGAAGGCGATTCCGGGCTATAACGGACTTGAGGTCGATGTGGAAAGAACGCTGCAGCTTGCTGAGCGTCAATCGTTTCCGAATCCGCCCAAGCTCGTTATCAGGGAGGTTCCTCCGCAAATTAGCCTGGATCAGCTTGGACCCCATCCCATCTACAAGGGTAACCCGAATAAGCCAATGGCTGCCTTTATGATCAATGTTGCTTGGGGAGAGGAGTATTTGCCAGCTATATTGGATACGTTGAAGAAAGAAAATGTGCGAGCAACGTTCTTTTTTGACGGATCGTGGCTTCGTAAGAACATCCCCATGGCGCGTACGATTATGGAGCAGGGACATGAGATGTCTAATCACGCGTATTCCCACAAGGATATGAGTAAATTAAGCCGGGCACAAGCGGCCTCTGAGATCAGTAAAACTGAAACATTGCTGAGGGATGAGCTCGGTGTGGACAATAAGCTCTTCGCACCGCCTTCAGGGGATTTCAATCAAATGACTGTGGATGTGGCACACGGGATGAAGCTAAGAACGATTCTTTGGACGCTTGATACGGTAGACTGGAAAAACCCTGATCCATCCAGTATCGTCCGTAAAATCGAGACCAGAATTGAACCGGGTTCTCTCATTCTCATGCATCCGACTTCCTCCAGCAGCAAAGCGCTCCCGGGAATGATTCGCGCCATCAAGTCTAAAGGGCTTCAGATCGGCACTGTGAGCGATATCATTTCCCCTGACCGGGTCCCCAAAGTTGAGTCGGCTGAGCATTAA
- a CDS encoding dipicolinate synthase subunit B has product MNWQDITVGYALTGSHCTFEEVMPQIQRFVNAGAKVVPIVSNTIMTTDTRFGTSESWQKQLKQITGNDIISSIVDAEPLGPSKLLDVLLIAPCTGNTTSKLANAMTESPVLMAAKAQMRNGRPLVLAISTNDGLGLNAMNVGKLLITKNIYFVPFGQDNPAAKPNSLVARMDLIMETCEAALQGKQLQPMLIERFNY; this is encoded by the coding sequence ATGAATTGGCAGGATATCACGGTAGGGTATGCTCTGACAGGCTCTCACTGCACCTTTGAGGAAGTGATGCCGCAAATTCAGCGATTTGTGAATGCTGGAGCAAAGGTGGTACCTATTGTATCAAATACGATCATGACTACGGATACGCGCTTCGGCACATCGGAAAGTTGGCAAAAACAGTTGAAACAGATCACAGGAAATGATATTATTTCTTCAATTGTAGATGCAGAACCGCTCGGACCTTCGAAGCTGCTGGATGTACTGTTGATCGCTCCTTGTACGGGGAACACGACAAGCAAATTGGCGAATGCCATGACCGAGAGCCCTGTACTAATGGCCGCGAAGGCACAAATGCGCAACGGGCGGCCCCTGGTGCTGGCCATTTCGACAAATGACGGCTTGGGCCTGAATGCCATGAACGTAGGGAAGCTGCTCATTACAAAGAATATTTATTTCGTGCCTTTCGGACAGGATAATCCGGCGGCCAAGCCGAATTCGCTTGTAGCCCGCATGGACTTGATCATGGAAACGTGCGAAGCGGCGCTACAAGGAAAGCAGCTGCAGCCGATGCTGATTGAACGGTTTAATTACTGA
- a CDS encoding aspartate-semialdehyde dehydrogenase, which produces MSNQKLFNVAVVGATGAVGEQIIRLLSERNFPIGELKLLSSARSAGKKINFKGQEITLEEAKPESFRNVDIALFSAGGDVSRALVPEAIKHGTICVDNTSAYRMDPETPLVVPEVNIDKINENKGVIANPNCSTIQMVQALKPLYDRYGISRIIVSTYQAVSGAGASAINEMLRQSRAVLDGQPVEPQILPVGSLPVKHQIAFNAIPQIDKFVDNGFTYEEMKMINETKKIMGDESLEVTATCVRIPVVYGHSESVYVELKSDFDVEEVKNLLAEAPGIILQDNAEQQLYPLATEATGKLETFVGRVRRDLSNPRALNMWIVSDNLLKGAAWNAVQIAEYIAIEK; this is translated from the coding sequence ATGTCGAATCAAAAATTGTTTAATGTCGCAGTAGTGGGCGCAACAGGTGCCGTAGGAGAACAAATTATCCGTTTGTTGTCCGAGCGGAATTTCCCCATAGGTGAGCTCAAGCTTCTATCTTCTGCACGGTCAGCAGGTAAGAAGATTAATTTTAAAGGTCAAGAAATTACGCTTGAAGAAGCTAAGCCGGAAAGCTTCCGTAATGTAGATATCGCTTTGTTCAGCGCAGGGGGCGACGTCAGCCGCGCGCTCGTACCGGAAGCGATCAAGCACGGTACGATATGCGTAGATAACACCAGCGCTTACCGGATGGATCCGGAAACTCCGCTTGTGGTGCCGGAAGTGAACATCGATAAGATTAATGAGAACAAGGGCGTTATTGCCAACCCGAACTGTTCGACGATCCAAATGGTTCAGGCATTAAAGCCGTTGTACGACCGTTACGGTATCTCCCGCATTATCGTTTCCACATATCAAGCTGTATCGGGTGCAGGGGCCAGTGCGATTAACGAAATGCTGCGCCAATCCCGTGCTGTACTCGACGGCCAGCCTGTAGAGCCTCAAATTTTGCCTGTAGGCTCGCTGCCGGTTAAGCATCAAATCGCGTTTAACGCCATCCCACAAATCGACAAATTCGTGGATAACGGCTTTACTTATGAAGAAATGAAAATGATCAATGAAACGAAAAAAATTATGGGCGACGAATCGCTGGAAGTGACCGCTACATGCGTGCGTATTCCAGTCGTTTACGGGCACTCGGAGTCGGTATATGTCGAGCTGAAGAGCGACTTTGATGTTGAGGAAGTAAAGAACCTGCTCGCAGAAGCACCAGGAATCATCCTGCAGGACAATGCGGAGCAGCAGTTATATCCGCTGGCAACGGAGGCGACCGGTAAGCTGGAGACGTTCGTTGGACGCGTACGCCGTGACCTGAGCAATCCGCGGGCGCTGAACATGTGGATCGTATCCGATAATCTGTTGAAAGGCGCCGCTTGGAATGCGGTACAAATCGCGGAGTACATTGCAATCGAAAAATAA